The Deinococcus wulumuqiensis R12 genome has a window encoding:
- a CDS encoding DUF47 domain-containing protein translates to MVLSKFMPHNPKFAAKFAEAARNAHATAQALVDLLENYTDVERKVQRVLDLEHEGDRITAEVTNLLAESFIVPFDREDILALNAELDDLVDDMEEAASKLSLYGIGRPLPQMAQLARVVEQQCALLAQGMPLIEDGRMVDELRQLSGQIRALEDEGDRISDEVARHLYDGVTEVPQMILAMRSGEILNLIEDASDQAQRVARTVESILLKNA, encoded by the coding sequence ATGGTCTTGTCAAAATTCATGCCCCACAACCCCAAGTTCGCCGCCAAGTTCGCCGAGGCGGCCCGCAACGCCCACGCGACGGCGCAGGCCCTCGTGGACCTGCTCGAAAACTACACCGACGTGGAGCGCAAGGTGCAGCGCGTGCTGGACCTCGAACACGAGGGTGACCGCATCACTGCTGAAGTGACCAACCTGCTGGCCGAGTCGTTCATCGTGCCGTTTGACCGCGAGGACATTCTGGCGCTCAATGCCGAACTCGACGACCTGGTGGACGATATGGAAGAAGCCGCCAGCAAGCTCAGCCTCTACGGTATCGGGCGCCCGCTGCCGCAGATGGCGCAACTGGCCCGCGTGGTGGAGCAGCAGTGCGCCCTGCTCGCGCAGGGAATGCCGCTGATCGAGGACGGCAGGATGGTCGACGAACTGCGCCAGCTCTCGGGGCAGATTCGCGCCCTGGAAGACGAGGGTGACCGCATCAGCGACGAGGTGGCCCGGCACCTGTACGACGGCGTAACCGAAGTGCCGCAGATGATTCTGGCGATGCGCTCCGGCGAGATTCTCAACCTGATCGAGGACG
- a CDS encoding alpha-amylase family glycosyl hydrolase, which yields MKRFQTARLGLLTLLTVSLAACGMTPTPGTGNTLDRDWRDDVIYFAMTDRFANGNPANDNGPDRNAGDRADRTNPLAWHGGDFAGLKAKIEEGYFKRMGFTAIWVSPVVLQVPAIAGPTSGPNTGKIFAGYHGYWAEDFFKVDPHFGTLAEYKALIQTAHRNDIKIIQDIVVNHAGYGATLTQTKPDWFHTDNPDGDPRTNDGDCQKTDNQTTDCPLAGLPDFKQELPEVTTYLNDFVKYWRDETGIDGLRIDTMKHVPDAYWRQFFAAGGAGDPRKVWSVGEVFDGNPAYLARFMDELGSPSVFDFALYLRMKDHLTGAGGNLDEIANVFAQDGAYSDPTRLTTFVDNHDVKRFVNEVTGRGGTGAQAAERLDAALSLMYFSRGTPSVYQGTEIAQRGEGDPYDYAAEDSNRQDMDFAALAGSSLDERLGQLAEARKKYRALTRGAQQELWRPNGGAPILAYRRVVSGVSGAAGQPVVFVVNGGDSAVDLSTLSGGGIGLLGTFSGGALTEITGRASNLSLQDGKLVGTIPARSVLAVTGAAGSGGAGTVNANLPEVTGLAARAGDGAAELTWTPSTAAGVTGYRIYAKTGSGAERLLNFAPIPAAQGTYLVRGLPNDQATTFRVVTVDASGAESRGASVTATPSAGNTVKVTFTVDARSQGNGPIELRRFDTGAQVEYPMTQVSRGIWKTDIDLPLFREIKFKFGNDDPSAKNSGYEGPGQPDRSYVVGTAGNSYSGTYDFITVPVPTGVVEGKVTGGGQALDDALVEAATADPNLNYALTFGDGTYTLFAPTGAQTLKASAEGYAAGTLSVTAPQTGANFNLTASGVPDGPVVGKYKINGDLSDWAAPKVKVDSPAAGVFDENNNWLTLQADSDAQYLYLAYTYRVDGNSAILYLDDQAGGAAQADNFDAWKRAATFTGSMGGVDAFIARYGNEAPQLLLVSGDTTTLVDAGKYTVGVTGTLPNQTVELAVPWSALGLSAAPAAGVNLVGGIFGGEGYGAGDIIPDSGSTPGGANTIGSPEDQRRATFSAPVNVR from the coding sequence ATGAAACGCTTCCAAACCGCCCGTCTCGGCCTGCTCACTCTGCTGACCGTCAGCCTCGCCGCGTGCGGGATGACCCCGACGCCCGGCACCGGCAACACCCTGGACCGCGACTGGCGCGACGACGTGATCTATTTCGCCATGACGGACCGCTTCGCCAACGGCAACCCGGCCAACGACAACGGCCCTGACCGCAACGCGGGCGACCGCGCCGACCGGACCAACCCGCTCGCCTGGCACGGCGGCGACTTCGCGGGCCTCAAGGCCAAGATCGAGGAAGGCTACTTCAAGCGCATGGGCTTCACCGCCATCTGGGTGAGCCCGGTCGTGTTGCAGGTGCCGGCCATCGCGGGGCCGACGAGTGGGCCGAACACGGGCAAGATTTTTGCCGGCTACCACGGCTACTGGGCCGAGGATTTCTTCAAGGTGGACCCCCACTTCGGCACGCTCGCCGAGTACAAGGCGCTCATCCAGACGGCGCACCGCAACGACATCAAGATCATTCAGGACATCGTGGTCAACCACGCGGGGTACGGGGCGACACTGACCCAGACGAAGCCCGACTGGTTTCACACCGACAACCCGGACGGTGACCCGAGGACGAACGACGGCGATTGTCAGAAGACCGACAACCAGACGACCGACTGCCCGCTCGCCGGCCTGCCCGACTTCAAGCAGGAACTTCCCGAGGTAACGACCTACCTCAACGACTTCGTCAAGTATTGGCGCGACGAAACCGGCATCGACGGCCTGCGCATCGACACGATGAAGCATGTGCCCGACGCCTACTGGCGGCAGTTCTTCGCGGCGGGTGGGGCAGGCGACCCGCGCAAGGTCTGGTCGGTGGGCGAGGTGTTCGACGGCAACCCGGCCTACCTCGCGCGCTTCATGGATGAACTCGGGTCGCCGAGCGTGTTCGACTTCGCGCTGTACCTCCGGATGAAAGACCACCTCACGGGCGCTGGGGGCAATCTGGATGAGATTGCGAACGTGTTCGCGCAGGACGGCGCCTACAGCGACCCCACGCGCCTGACGACTTTCGTCGACAACCACGATGTCAAGCGCTTCGTGAACGAGGTCACCGGACGCGGCGGCACCGGGGCGCAGGCGGCGGAGCGGCTCGACGCGGCCCTGTCGCTGATGTACTTCTCGCGCGGCACCCCCAGCGTGTACCAGGGCACCGAGATTGCCCAGCGCGGGGAAGGCGACCCCTACGATTACGCGGCGGAGGACAGCAACCGCCAGGACATGGACTTTGCGGCGCTTGCGGGCAGCTCGCTCGACGAGCGGCTGGGCCAGCTCGCCGAAGCGCGCAAGAAATACCGTGCCCTCACGCGCGGCGCGCAGCAGGAGTTGTGGCGCCCGAACGGCGGCGCGCCGATCCTCGCCTACCGCCGGGTGGTCAGCGGCGTGAGCGGCGCGGCGGGGCAGCCGGTGGTGTTCGTCGTCAACGGCGGCGACTCGGCGGTGGACCTCTCCACCCTGAGCGGCGGCGGGATTGGGCTGCTGGGCACCTTCAGCGGCGGCGCGCTGACCGAGATCACGGGCCGGGCCTCCAACCTGAGCCTTCAGGACGGCAAGCTCGTGGGGACCATTCCGGCGCGCAGCGTGCTGGCCGTGACAGGCGCAGCCGGCAGCGGCGGGGCGGGCACGGTCAACGCCAACCTGCCGGAAGTGACGGGCCTCGCCGCGCGGGCGGGGGACGGCGCCGCCGAGCTGACCTGGACACCGAGCACGGCGGCGGGCGTGACGGGTTACCGCATCTACGCCAAGACGGGCAGCGGCGCCGAGCGGCTGCTGAACTTCGCGCCGATTCCCGCCGCGCAGGGCACGTACCTCGTGCGCGGCCTGCCCAACGATCAGGCGACGACCTTCCGGGTGGTGACGGTGGACGCCTCGGGCGCCGAGAGTCGCGGTGCGAGCGTCACGGCGACCCCGAGCGCCGGCAACACCGTCAAGGTCACCTTCACCGTGGACGCCCGCAGCCAGGGCAATGGCCCCATCGAGCTGCGGCGCTTCGATACCGGCGCGCAGGTCGAGTATCCGATGACGCAGGTGTCGCGCGGCATCTGGAAGACCGATATCGACCTGCCGCTTTTCCGTGAAATCAAGTTCAAGTTCGGCAATGACGACCCGAGCGCCAAGAACAGCGGCTACGAGGGACCGGGGCAGCCGGACCGCTCCTACGTGGTGGGCACGGCGGGCAACAGCTACTCGGGCACCTACGACTTCATCACTGTGCCGGTGCCGACCGGCGTCGTCGAGGGCAAGGTCACGGGTGGCGGCCAGGCCCTCGACGACGCGCTCGTCGAGGCGGCCACGGCGGACCCCAACCTCAACTACGCGCTGACCTTCGGCGACGGCACATATACCCTCTTCGCCCCGACCGGCGCCCAGACGCTCAAGGCGAGCGCCGAGGGCTACGCGGCGGGCACCCTCAGCGTCACCGCGCCGCAGACCGGAGCGAACTTCAACCTGACCGCCTCCGGCGTTCCCGACGGCCCGGTGGTCGGCAAGTACAAGATCAACGGCGACCTGAGCGACTGGGCGGCGCCCAAGGTGAAGGTGGACAGCCCGGCGGCGGGAGTGTTCGATGAGAACAACAACTGGCTGACCCTCCAGGCCGACAGCGACGCGCAGTACCTCTACCTCGCCTACACCTACCGGGTGGACGGCAACAGCGCGATCCTCTACCTCGATGACCAGGCGGGCGGCGCGGCGCAGGCCGATAATTTTGACGCCTGGAAGCGCGCGGCGACCTTTACCGGGAGCATGGGCGGCGTGGACGCCTTTATCGCCCGCTACGGCAACGAGGCGCCGCAACTGCTGCTGGTCAGCGGCGACACGACGACGCTGGTGGACGCGGGCAAGTACACGGTGGGCGTGACCGGCACGCTTCCGAATCAGACGGTCGAGCTGGCGGTTCCCTGGTCGGCGCTGGGGCTGAGCGCGGCGCCGGCAGCGGGCGTGAACCTTGTCGGCGGCATCTTCGGCGGGGAGGGCTACGGCGCGGGCGACATCATCCCCGACTCGGGCAGCACGCCGGGCGGCGCGAACACCATCGGCTCGCCCGAGGACCAGCGCCGGGCGACCTTCAGCGCCCCGGTCAACGTGAGGTAG
- a CDS encoding DinB family protein → MTAPSGEDRRFPIGPLTPLPAQERRPETLAAFAGAMTGAVEEWRALLRSCAPADLARTYRPGAWTVQQLAHHTADAHLHGLNRLRHGLTEDGFQIQPFAQAEWLRLPDAELPVSDALELLGAVNRRWTSLLRGLAPERFAREVVHPAEGRQDLWQLAHKHDWHLRHHLAHARLALGDGGLQAG, encoded by the coding sequence ATGACCGCCCCTTCGGGTGAAGACCGGCGTTTCCCCATCGGCCCCCTCACGCCGCTGCCCGCGCAGGAGCGCCGCCCGGAGACACTCGCGGCCTTCGCCGGCGCGATGACTGGGGCGGTCGAGGAGTGGCGCGCGCTCCTCCGCTCCTGCGCCCCCGCCGACCTCGCCCGCACTTACCGGCCCGGCGCCTGGACCGTGCAGCAGCTCGCCCACCACACCGCCGACGCGCACCTGCACGGCCTCAACCGCCTGCGCCACGGCCTGACCGAGGACGGGTTTCAGATTCAGCCTTTCGCCCAGGCCGAGTGGCTGCGCCTCCCCGACGCCGAGCTGCCGGTTTCCGACGCCCTGGAGCTGCTGGGCGCCGTCAACCGCCGCTGGACCTCGCTGCTGCGCGGCCTGGCCCCCGAGCGCTTCGCCCGTGAGGTCGTCCACCCCGCCGAGGGTCGCCAGGACCTCTGGCAGCTCGCGCACAAGCACGACTGGCACCTGCGCCACCACCTCGCGCACGCCCGCCTCGCCCTGGGAGACGGTGGCCTGCAAGCCGGCTGA
- a CDS encoding DUF427 domain-containing protein: MKAVWNGTVIAQSSDTVVVEGNHYFPLESVRQDVLRPSDTHSVCPWKGTASYYTLEVGGQQNPDAAWFYPEPKDAAAQIRGRVAFWKGVKVEAD, from the coding sequence ATGAAAGCCGTCTGGAACGGAACAGTCATCGCCCAGAGCAGCGACACGGTGGTCGTCGAGGGCAACCATTATTTCCCGCTGGAGAGCGTGCGCCAGGACGTGCTGCGCCCCAGCGACACGCACAGCGTCTGCCCCTGGAAAGGCACCGCGAGCTATTACACCCTCGAAGTCGGCGGGCAGCAGAACCCCGACGCCGCCTGGTTCTATCCCGAGCCCAAGGACGCCGCCGCCCAGATTCGCGGGCGGGTGGCCTTCTGGAAGGGCGTGAAGGTCGAAGCCGACTGA
- a CDS encoding alpha/beta hydrolase, whose product MPVNEERSRRYVPFAFELNNFDPVADEYLDWIRETLKPELTRRFGPVAPARTALAGSSFGGLITLYAGLRDPGEYGTWGVLSPAIWPADFALRRWMSGRSDPQARVWLDMGDHEGPDLKGAAEIVKLTHALAADLSPLVREVQVTIGQGHWHDEAAWRARLPAFLRWWVKGSGSA is encoded by the coding sequence CTGCCGGTAAATGAGGAGCGCAGCCGCCGCTACGTGCCTTTTGCGTTTGAGCTGAACAACTTTGACCCGGTCGCCGACGAGTATCTCGACTGGATCAGGGAGACGCTGAAGCCCGAACTCACCCGGCGTTTCGGCCCGGTGGCTCCGGCGCGCACGGCACTGGCCGGCTCGTCTTTCGGAGGGCTGATCACGCTCTATGCCGGCCTGCGGGACCCCGGCGAGTACGGCACCTGGGGCGTGCTGAGTCCGGCGATCTGGCCCGCCGACTTCGCCCTGCGCCGCTGGATGTCCGGGCGGAGCGACCCGCAGGCGCGCGTCTGGCTCGACATGGGCGACCACGAGGGACCCGACCTGAAGGGCGCCGCCGAAATCGTGAAGCTTACCCACGCGCTCGCCGCCGACCTCTCGCCCCTGGTGCGCGAAGTTCAGGTCACCATCGGCCAGGGCCACTGGCACGACGAAGCCGCGTGGCGGGCGCGGCTTCCGGCGTTTCTGCGGTGGTGGGTAAAGGGCTCAGGCAGCGCTTAG
- a CDS encoding acyl-CoA dehydrogenase family protein has product MNFNLPDDLREMQATIRDFMLTRVEDRAHEIEDTNRVPPELVRAAADLGLFGLSIPEEYGGVGLSTLGRCAVYEGLGQGHMGFGGMISAHASIGTSGLVKLGNEEQKQRFLPRMAAGECIAGFAITEPSSGSDAANIRTRAVKKGDTWVLNGTKHYISNAPIAGLLTVIAVTDPSQGPRGMSAFLVEPHSTPGVSIGKIDEKMGQKGALSAEVIFEDAEVPAANLLGPENRGYREALGILTNGRVGIAARSTGAMQRLLDLSVAHAQTREQFGKPIAEFQAVQFMLAEMDIAIQTSRVLWQKVAWMVDEGQDVKRMASVAKYHATEMLSQVADKAVQVAGGMGYVKDAPFERFYRDQRLLRIYEGTSEIQKLIIARDLIA; this is encoded by the coding sequence ATGAATTTCAATTTGCCCGACGACCTGCGGGAGATGCAGGCGACCATCCGCGATTTCATGCTGACCCGCGTGGAGGACCGCGCCCACGAAATCGAGGACACCAACCGCGTGCCGCCCGAACTGGTCCGGGCCGCCGCCGACCTCGGGCTGTTCGGGCTGAGCATTCCCGAGGAATACGGCGGCGTGGGCCTGAGTACCCTGGGCCGCTGCGCCGTGTACGAGGGCCTGGGGCAGGGGCACATGGGCTTCGGCGGCATGATTTCCGCCCACGCCAGCATCGGCACCAGCGGGCTGGTCAAACTCGGCAACGAGGAGCAGAAGCAGCGCTTTCTCCCGCGTATGGCGGCGGGCGAGTGCATCGCGGGCTTTGCCATCACCGAGCCGAGCAGCGGCAGCGACGCGGCCAACATCCGCACCCGGGCCGTGAAAAAGGGGGACACCTGGGTGCTGAACGGCACCAAGCACTACATCTCCAACGCGCCGATTGCCGGACTGCTCACCGTCATCGCGGTCACCGACCCGTCGCAGGGGCCGCGCGGCATGAGCGCCTTTCTGGTCGAGCCGCACAGCACCCCCGGCGTGAGCATCGGCAAGATCGACGAAAAGATGGGCCAGAAGGGGGCGCTGTCTGCCGAAGTGATTTTCGAGGACGCCGAGGTGCCCGCCGCCAACCTGCTGGGGCCGGAAAACCGGGGCTACCGCGAGGCGCTGGGCATCCTGACCAACGGGCGCGTGGGCATCGCCGCCCGCTCCACCGGGGCCATGCAGCGCCTGCTGGACCTGAGCGTGGCGCACGCCCAGACCCGCGAGCAGTTCGGCAAACCGATTGCCGAGTTTCAGGCGGTGCAGTTCATGCTGGCCGAAATGGACATCGCCATTCAGACCAGCCGGGTGCTGTGGCAGAAAGTCGCCTGGATGGTGGACGAGGGCCAGGACGTAAAGCGCATGGCGAGCGTCGCCAAGTACCACGCCACCGAGATGCTTTCGCAGGTGGCCGACAAGGCCGTGCAGGTCGCGGGCGGCATGGGCTACGTCAAGGACGCCCCCTTCGAGCGCTTTTACCGCGACCAGCGCCTGCTGAGAATCTACGAGGGCACCAGCGAGATTCAGAAGCTGATCATCGCGCGGGACCTGATCGCCTAA
- a CDS encoding DUF58 domain-containing protein translates to MTPLLAALVWALALALLTALLWWLYRQPPEVTLTRELPRAGFSGREVPLTVRLTLRSRLPVRYVLDDPAPGSVVPRAAVQFAGEVLGTVHREHWTRLTLNRRGEFDWPGTTLRWADPLGLFWRSCTLHEPTRLAVFPGTHGLVLPDLLRPLLSEGSLSRTLGLEDPLSLRGAREYVRGDSPGRIHWRLSARQAQKPSGGLMVRELERTAASSLTVYLDTSGGNDVYLESAVRLASSLISEGLALGLPVSVATAGDQTPAGRGEAAAQAALLALARVQLDPAPPRIPAPRSGSNLIILTARGGPPLTEQALRARATASRVTLLALPEGFYLEPGEKPRRQWAGLPDSVRELERQAGVLAGAGILVFVLRGNHSVLRLGA, encoded by the coding sequence ATGACCCCGCTGCTGGCCGCCCTGGTCTGGGCACTGGCCCTCGCGCTGCTGACCGCGCTGCTGTGGTGGCTGTACCGCCAGCCGCCCGAGGTCACGCTGACCCGCGAGCTGCCCCGCGCCGGGTTCAGCGGGCGTGAGGTGCCGCTGACCGTGCGGCTGACGCTCCGCAGCCGTCTGCCGGTGCGCTACGTCCTGGACGACCCCGCCCCCGGCTCAGTGGTGCCCCGCGCCGCCGTGCAGTTTGCGGGCGAGGTGCTGGGAACCGTGCACCGTGAGCACTGGACCCGGCTGACCCTCAACCGCCGGGGCGAGTTCGACTGGCCGGGCACCACCCTGCGCTGGGCCGACCCGCTGGGGCTGTTCTGGCGCTCATGCACGCTTCACGAGCCGACCCGCCTCGCCGTGTTTCCTGGCACGCACGGGCTGGTGCTGCCCGACCTGCTGCGGCCCCTGCTGTCCGAGGGCAGCCTGTCGCGCACGCTGGGCCTGGAAGATCCGCTCAGCCTGCGTGGGGCGCGGGAATATGTGCGCGGCGATTCGCCGGGGCGCATCCACTGGCGGCTCTCGGCGCGGCAGGCACAGAAGCCGAGCGGTGGGCTGATGGTCCGCGAACTCGAACGCACGGCGGCGAGCAGCCTGACCGTGTACCTCGACACGTCCGGCGGCAACGACGTGTACCTGGAAAGCGCGGTGCGTCTGGCAAGCAGCCTGATCAGCGAAGGGCTGGCCCTGGGGCTTCCCGTCTCGGTGGCGACGGCGGGCGACCAGACCCCGGCGGGGCGCGGCGAGGCAGCGGCGCAGGCGGCCCTGCTCGCGCTGGCGCGGGTACAGCTCGACCCGGCGCCGCCCCGGATTCCGGCGCCCCGCAGTGGCAGCAACCTCATCATCCTGACCGCGCGGGGCGGGCCACCGCTGACCGAACAGGCGCTGCGAGCACGGGCCACGGCCAGCCGCGTGACCCTTCTCGCGCTGCCCGAGGGCTTTTACCTCGAACCCGGCGAGAAACCGCGCCGACAGTGGGCGGGCTTGCCCGACAGCGTGCGCGAGCTGGAGCGGCAGGCAGGCGTGCTCGCCGGGGCCGGCATCCTGGTGTTCGTGCTGCGCGGCAACCATAGCGTGTTGCGGCTGGGGGCCTGA
- a CDS encoding AAA family ATPase → MTHSQPQPFAQDIIANVARVLVGKEDVTRLALAAVLAGGHVLLEDAPGTGKTMLARALAVSLGLDFARVQFTPDLLPGDVTGVSVFRPASGDFEFVPGPIFTGILLADEINRATPRTQSALLEAMGEGQVSESGVTWRLPQPFVVIATQNPVEHEGTYRLPEAQLDRFLLRLSVGYPSLEEEVEMLARLQERHPLQDLRAVAAPADLLAAQGQVRQVTVSPDLRRYIASLAARTRGHPQVTLGGGPRASLALQGVAQALAWTQGRRFVTPDDVQRAAPGVLAHRLSLGIEARMQGLGAEDVVREVLAAEPVPVEGQAGGGPGEVRGA, encoded by the coding sequence ATGACACACTCTCAGCCCCAACCGTTTGCTCAGGACATCATCGCCAACGTCGCCCGCGTGCTGGTCGGCAAGGAAGACGTGACCCGGCTGGCCCTCGCCGCCGTGCTCGCCGGGGGACACGTGCTGCTCGAGGACGCGCCCGGCACCGGCAAGACCATGCTGGCCCGCGCCCTGGCGGTCAGTCTGGGGCTGGACTTCGCCCGCGTGCAGTTCACCCCCGACCTGCTGCCGGGCGACGTGACCGGGGTCAGCGTGTTCCGGCCCGCCAGCGGCGACTTCGAGTTCGTGCCGGGGCCGATTTTTACCGGCATTCTGCTGGCCGACGAAATCAACCGCGCCACCCCCAGAACCCAGTCGGCGCTGCTCGAAGCGATGGGTGAAGGGCAGGTCAGCGAATCGGGCGTGACGTGGCGTCTGCCGCAGCCCTTCGTCGTCATCGCCACGCAAAACCCGGTGGAGCACGAGGGCACCTACCGCCTGCCCGAAGCGCAGCTCGACCGCTTTCTGCTGCGGCTCTCGGTGGGGTATCCGTCGCTGGAGGAGGAAGTCGAGATGCTGGCCCGATTGCAGGAGCGTCACCCCTTGCAGGACTTGCGGGCGGTGGCCGCGCCCGCCGACCTGCTCGCCGCGCAGGGGCAGGTGCGGCAGGTGACGGTCAGCCCCGACTTGCGCCGCTATATCGCGTCTCTGGCCGCCCGCACCCGGGGGCACCCGCAGGTCACGCTCGGCGGTGGTCCCCGCGCCAGCCTCGCGCTGCAGGGGGTGGCGCAGGCCCTCGCCTGGACGCAGGGCCGCCGCTTCGTCACGCCGGACGACGTGCAGCGGGCCGCGCCGGGCGTGCTCGCCCACCGTCTCTCGCTGGGCATCGAAGCCCGGATGCAGGGCCTGGGGGCCGAGGACGTGGTGCGCGAGGTTCTGGCCGCCGAGCCGGTGCCGGTGGAGGGACAGGCAGGAGGCGGCCCGGGCGAGGTGCGCGGCGCATGA
- a CDS encoding DUF4129 domain-containing protein, which produces MSGHAPSGHAPEDAPTPLHWRQGLLALLPLAYAGVMPLWACVLLGGATLLTLRSDRWAAIRVPLYLLIVGLAALPELLGMTAGSAGAAYALALRYLLWLGLIVVLHVGTAAVQEGHRWGAVLVALGGLIAPQPGVLLALLGGLAGRPGPDDRSALRPTRPASRVWLPVAGGALLALALSFALPAPRPPFALPPTNTAPRVAPDAPVRPPAVRPPAPLPTSQAPGGGGPVGLPRFTFDAQRSAFALNLLAVSWLGMVVLTATLLLRSRQRGGRLRDIPQGAAVLAALLLTTALTLLAALAIRTPLETGASESPPLGSLGETAQRMLKELTSGNRRTQDVTALVDVVAWTAFVLNVLAALAVWQLLGRRRAAQAAREQSRHGPQAAPAAVPAPALHRIRLAYRQAEDALHAAGQPRTPAETPAGYAARLGTDFPDLQAPLQTLTRAYEPVRYGGHVSDEDADSAEAAAARITELAPALSVPEPKGTP; this is translated from the coding sequence GTGTCCGGTCATGCCCCGTCCGGTCATGCCCCCGAAGACGCGCCGACCCCCCTGCACTGGCGGCAGGGTCTGCTCGCGCTGCTGCCGCTGGCCTACGCCGGAGTCATGCCGCTGTGGGCCTGCGTCCTGCTGGGCGGGGCGACCCTGCTCACGCTGCGCTCGGACCGCTGGGCCGCCATTCGGGTGCCGCTGTACCTGCTGATCGTGGGGCTGGCGGCGTTGCCGGAGCTGCTGGGAATGACGGCGGGCAGTGCGGGCGCCGCCTACGCTCTGGCCCTGCGCTACCTGCTGTGGCTGGGGCTGATTGTGGTCCTCCATGTGGGCACCGCCGCCGTGCAGGAGGGCCACCGCTGGGGCGCGGTCCTCGTCGCGCTGGGCGGACTGATCGCACCTCAGCCGGGGGTCCTGCTGGCCCTGCTGGGGGGCCTCGCCGGGCGACCCGGCCCCGACGACCGCTCGGCCCTCCGCCCAACCCGCCCGGCCTCGCGGGTCTGGCTGCCGGTGGCGGGGGGCGCACTGCTGGCGCTGGCGCTGAGTTTCGCGCTGCCGGCGCCGCGCCCCCCCTTTGCCCTGCCACCGACGAACACGGCGCCGCGCGTGGCCCCGGACGCTCCTGTCCGCCCACCTGCTGTCCGCCCACCGGCGCCACTGCCCACCTCCCAGGCACCGGGCGGCGGCGGGCCGGTGGGACTGCCCCGCTTCACGTTCGACGCGCAGCGCAGTGCGTTCGCGCTCAACCTGCTCGCCGTGAGCTGGCTGGGGATGGTCGTGCTGACGGCCACGCTGCTGCTGCGCTCCCGGCAGCGCGGTGGGCGGCTGCGGGACATTCCGCAGGGGGCCGCTGTGCTCGCGGCGCTGCTGCTGACCACGGCGCTCACCCTGCTGGCGGCCCTGGCGATCAGGACGCCGCTGGAGACGGGAGCGAGCGAATCGCCCCCCCTCGGGAGCCTGGGAGAAACGGCGCAGCGAATGCTCAAAGAACTGACGTCCGGCAACCGCCGCACGCAGGACGTCACCGCGCTGGTCGATGTCGTCGCCTGGACCGCCTTTGTGCTCAACGTGCTGGCGGCGCTGGCGGTCTGGCAACTGCTCGGGCGCCGTCGGGCCGCACAGGCCGCGCGCGAACAGTCCCGCCACGGCCCGCAGGCGGCCCCCGCCGCCGTTCCCGCGCCCGCCCTGCACCGTATTCGCCTCGCCTACCGCCAGGCCGAGGACGCCCTGCACGCTGCCGGGCAGCCCCGCACCCCCGCCGAGACCCCCGCCGGGTACGCGGCGCGGCTGGGCACGGACTTTCCCGACCTTCAGGCCCCCCTTCAGACCCTGACCCGGGCGTACGAGCCGGTGCGCTACGGCGGGCACGTGTCCGACGAGGACGCCGACAGCGCCGAAGCCGCCGCCGCCCGCATCACCGAGCTGGCCCCCGCACTCTCTGTCCCCGAACCGAAAGGAACCCCATGA